A window from Electrophorus electricus isolate fEleEle1 chromosome 7, fEleEle1.pri, whole genome shotgun sequence encodes these proteins:
- the ankrd12 gene encoding ankyrin repeat domain-containing protein 12 isoform X2 yields MAKPGTDRDGAMVEKTAGKKSKDKISPFAKTPKPDRSEVAAKEGNPRSSMKRKLSFPVSPPRNDERDSDTDKDGPDKKKVKKESGGKKSTPVNILFGYPLSERKQMALLMQMTARDNSPDSTPSHPSQAPAVQKKVPSSSTSRQKDKVNKRNERGETPLHTAAIRGDVQQVKELIGLGADVNVKDFAGWTPLHEACNLGYYDVAKVLIGAGAEVNTQGLDDDTPLHDASSSGHKDIVKLLLRHGGNAFQANKRGERPVDVADSQEVEQLLKGEILTSDQEESSSESEDPPSVNPSSVDENMEYSDAEKDSDGKSTTVKASSSVSGVDEYEFKDEEEEEDLSKALNDRHILRRELRQREKDEKEQNHYTSKQCSKSDQATPGSKSKKPKSSRVLYCSSDSSGDETETLSERKCSPAGSVGTDSHKMESRMKKESLNLTPAEQKEKGKVNKKKNKSQSKNKENQEVREDGKENSKSLLFSVATVSDNSEKGVREEDSFKMSFSPKDDSSVHLFHLSAVKSPKLNHGQPDKQTIPLKQENAKTCVSIGDGPMDSVKFNHYTDSDYCTEGSSSKGCKHKEKSKHHHKELSMDGDDGSSSPFKDSSLSSSMDGSEGVFRKTDKDGKVVKKHKLKHKEKDKYRKEYEAERNRHWPKEVRKDGPRNMEFDREFWKENFFKSDEHEELVGKCETPGSCSPSKSLDLSPVKEEKSASKDKHSGSNNGKERKPKDEREKDKIIKKEKKDLTYKEERGKDGKGVESDERPESVLAVRKSEDLLPSAAVKEESEDKLVSGNLVDQNQVEMEKNAREKSDKRLPPKDREPEKPDKKHTDKEKKIKLEHLPDKSDLHNSTDRWKERERLTGTSHFPVDKIHRESEKLKVVPVSKKHEENKKNKDRLDRRTEKDRQEREHSSSEHRDKDKASSEKKGKAPEKLSEHGKTDRIKEKEREKEKDADKRKKEKSKDATLSSSSSNLKLLLEEKKAYVSESNKAVTSKLKEEVLKTPEKDRDKRDRDRDSERHRDRERDRHKEKEKDKDRSQQNKDGKFTKVRPPESDSDRSKSKPSPAPKDTRPKEKRLVNDDLMQTSFERMLSLKDQEIEQWHKKHLEKIKQKERERLKQRPGTDSGKMKSKDKSKTPSSSEPCASKELLRSKSSDTPEGYSREKTLKDVTSARTLSLDAKTLLCFGKTGPVLENTLSRSPRPESERSSVMSRSVSMISVASSEDSCQATMLTPRPTEYDSDLNLEASDSQPPFLQSSHILQSSKSPVVQDKDTNSLPDTALCSRTPVSSRHASPYLRAILDEDAKSAPVEADRPTEESQRVGDIGYGSDEHCKVHSIDSNAAPVQETPASQFSVLTHLPSAPYEAEHSAKAEDEDSPVSSQLGCAADSQEPYTKDLAVQQVSLSQASNLLLATVEPSKVNTDAPPEQRVKSQLDNSDTELTEGLSKDSLLAPVSQVASPPPSQPLHCVGTRTPVHSSSQQLDAASETNNDHLARIDVDTRPEPSERSSSVCPENKMEDKIVENVPGGGRMDLTSSPGPPLSLYRISSDESKTLLCATSGVRDSQELVERPDLNLQDDCKSGLPDENTSTHDTQQEKCDPALPLPSSANVSCCASPEQPSEEPMEVSEESSESGPVDTKVEKAPSSEDMIQTSSITESKPDVDTEMPEQLAVEEKPAKLDPSSDGDESQSCTGVQRDPQTDSASGDASGNSSPLSVVDRDSDSSGARSKVRLLDDDVDMQLTHPRKRKMPRVSPPTQANLSAQQIKEKTQQSLAAIVDSLKLEEIQPYQTERANPYYEFLHIRKKIEEKRKVLCSVTPQAPQYYDEYVTFNGSYLLDGNPLSKLCIPTITPPPSLPEPLKEMFKQQEVVRMKLRLQHSIEREKLIVSNEQEVLRVHYRAARTLANQTLPFSACTVLLDAEVYNMPQDVQGDDGKTSVRDRFNARQFMSWLQDVDDKFDKLKTCLLMRQQHEAAALNAVQRLEWQLKLQELDPATYKSTSIFDIPEFYIPLVEVNDDFDLTPI; encoded by the exons ATGGCCAAGCCGGGGACCGACCGAGATGGAGCCATGGTGGAAAAGACGGCTGGGAAGAAG AGCAAAGATAAAATCTCTCCGTTCGCCAAAACTCCGAAGCCGGATCGGAGCGAAGTTGCAGCGAAGGAGGGGAATCCCAGGTCTTCCATGAAACGCAAGCTGTCCTTCCCCGTCAGCCCACCCCGGAACGATGAACGCGACTCAGACACAG ATAAAGACGGTCCTGACAAAAAGAAGGTGAAGAAGGAGTCTGGGGGCAAGAAGTCCACGCCCGTCAACATTTTGTTCGGCTACCCCCTGTCTGAGCGCAAGCAGATGGCGCTTCTGATGCAGATGACTGCTAGAGACAACAGTCCAG ACTCTACGCCGAGCCACCCCTCCCAGGCTCCCGCAGTTCAGAAGAAGGTGCCCAGCAGTTCCACGTCACGGCAGAAGGACAAGGTAAACAAGAGGAACGAGCGGGGAGAGACCCCCCTGCACACGGCCGCCATCAGAGGCGATGTGCAGCAGGTGAAGGAACTGATTGGGCTGGGCGCAGATGTGAACGTCAAGGACTTTGCAG GTTGGACACCCCTGCATGAAGCCTGCAACCTCGGTTACTACGATGTAGCAAAGGTTCTGATTGGCGCGGGAGCGGAGGTGAACACACAGGGTTTGGATGACGATACGCCTCTTCATGATGCCTCCAGCAGTGGACACAAAGAT ATTGTGAAGCTACTTTTGCGGCATGGAGGAAACGCCTTCCAGGCAAACAAGCGGGGCGAGCGGCCAGTGGATGTCGCAGACTCTCAGGAGGTTGAGCAGCTTCTGAAGGGGGAGATCCTGACATCTGACCAGGAGGAAAGCTCTTCAG AGTCTGAGGATCCTCCATCAGTAAACCCCTCCAGTGTAGATGAGAATATGGAGTACTCTGATGCTGAGAAAGACTCCGATGGCAAATCGACTACGGTGAAGGCCTCATCTTCAGTGTCGGGTGTAGACGAGTACGAGTTcaaggatgaggaggaagaagaagaccTGAGCAAGGCACTGAACGACAGACACATACTGAGGCGAGAACTgcggcagagagagaaagacgagaAAGAGCAAAACCATTACACATCCAAACAGTGCAGCAAGAGTGATCAGGCGACGCCAGGGAGCAAATCGAAAAAGCCTAAATCGTCCCGAGTCCTCTACTGCAGCTCAGACAGTTCAGGAGACGAAACGGAGACGCTGTCTGAGAGGAAGTGTTCACCAGCCGGGTCAGTCGGTACCGATTCTCACAAAATGGAAAGTAGGATGAAGAAGGAGAGTTTAAACCTCACACCAGCAGAACAGAAGGAAAAGGGCAAGGTgaataagaagaagaacaagagccagagcaaaaacaaagagaacCAGGAGGTTCGGGAGGATGGGAAAGAAAACAGCAAGAGTCTCCTGTTTTCCGTGGCAACAGTGTCCGACAACTCCGAGAAAGGTGTGCGAGAGGAGGATTCTTTCAAAATGTCTTTTAGCCCAAAGGATGATTCATCAGTGCACCTCTTTCACTTGTCTGCTGTGAAGTCTCCAAAGCTGAATCATGGTCAACCTGACAAGCAGACAATTCCACTGAAACAGGAAAATGCTAAGACTTGTGTCTCTATTGGAGATGGACCCATGGACTCCGTCAAGTTCAACCACTACACAGATTCTGACTATTGCACGGAAGGTTCCAGCAGTAAGGGTTGTAAGCACAAGGAGAAAAGCAAGCATCATCATAAGGAACTCAGCATGGATGGAGATGATGGAAGCTCTAGTCCCTTCAAAGACTCCAGTCTCAGCAGCAGTATGGATGGTTCTGAAGGGGTCTTCAGGAAGACTGATAAAGATGGAAAGGTTGTGAAGAAGCATAAACTGAAACACAAAGAGAAGGATAAGTACCGGAAAGAGTATGAGGCGGAGAGGAATCGTCACTGGCCAAAAGAAGTACGGAAAGATGGACCTAGGAACATGGAGTTTGATCGGGAATTTTGGAAAGAGAATTTCTTCAAAAGTGATGAGCACGAGGAACTTGTGGGCAAATGTGAGACTCCGGGTAGCTGCTCACCATCAAAGTCTCTTGACTTGTCACCAGTTAAAGAAGAGAAGAGTGCGTCAAAAGACAAGCATTCAGGCAGCAACAACGGTAAGGAAAGGAAACCAAAAGACGAACGAGAGAAGGACAAAATCataaaaaaggagaagaaagacTTAACATacaaagaagaaagaggaaaggaTGGGAAGGGAGTTGAAAGTGATGAGCGTCCAGAGAGTGTCCTCGCAGTACGAAAGTCTGAGGACCTACTTCCTAGTGCTGCTGTCAAAGAGGAGTCGGAAGACAAACTTGTTTCTGGAAATTTGGTTGATCAAAATCaggtggagatggagaagaaCGCTCGAGAGAAGAGTGATAAACGTCTGCCCCCAAAGGATAGGGAACCTGAGAAACCtgacaaaaaacacactgacaaggaaaagaaaataaaattggaGCATTTGCCTGACAAATCTGACCTTCATAACTCTACAGATCgatggaaggagagggagagattaacAGGAACTTCCCATTTTCCTGTTGATAAAAttcacagagagagtgaaaaactTAAAGTCGTGCCTGTTTCAAAAAAgcatgaggaaaacaaaaagaacaaggaCAGGCTTGACAGAAGAACTGAGAAAGATCGTcaagagagagaacattctTCTAGTGAGCACAGGGACAAAGATAAAGCAAGCTCTGAAAAGAAAGGGAAGGCTCCTGAAAAACTGAGTGAACATGGCAAAACTGATAGAatcaaagaaaaagagagagaaaaagaaaaagatgctgacaaaagaaaaaaagaaaaatccaaagATGCAACTCTTTCCTCCTCAAGTTCTAATCTCAAGCTTCTTTTAGAAGAGAAAAAGGCGTACGTATCTGAGAGCAATAAAGCAGTAACCTCAAAATTAAAAGAAGAGGTCTTGAAAACCCCCGAGAAAGACCGGGACAAACGGGACAGGGATCGAGATTCTGAAAGGCATCGGGACCGGGAGCGTGACAGAcacaaggagaaagaaaaggataAAGACAGATCACAGCAGAACAAGGATGGCAAATTTACCAAGGTAAGGCCTCCTGAGTCCGACTCTGACCGGTCCAAATCCAAACCCTCACCTGCACCAAAGGACACCCGTCCCAAGGAGAAGAGGCTAGTTAATGATGACCTCATGCAGACTAGCTTTGAACGTATGCTTAGTCTCAAGGACCAAGAGATTGAGCAGTGGCACAAGAAGCacttggaaaaaataaaacaaaaggaaagggAAAGGCTCAAACAACGACCGGGGACTGACTCTGGCAAGATGAAGAGCAAGGATAAATCAAAAACACCCTCCTCAAGTGAACCGTGTGCAAGCAAAGAACTCTTGCGCTCTAAAAGCTCGGACACCCCAGAGGGTTACAGCCGTGAGAAGACCCTAAAGGATGTCACAAGTGCAAGAACACTCTCACTAGACGCTAAGACGCTCTTGTGCTTTGGGAAGACTGGTCCAGTATTGGAGAACACCCTCAGTCGATCTCCAAGACCAGAAAGTGAGCGATCTAGTGTCATGTCAAGATCAGTGTCAATGATCTCAGTAGCCAGCTCGGAGGATTCTTGCCAAGCTACCATGCTAACACCTAGGCCGACTGAATATGATTCAGACCTCAATCTGGAAGCGTCAGATTCCCAGCCTCCTTTCCTGCAGTCTTCCCATATACTTCAGTCCTCCAAATCACCAGTTGTTCAGGATAAAGATACGAACAGTCTTCCTGACACGGCTCTTTGCAGTCGAACACCGGTGTCAAGCAGGCATGCGTCTCCTTACTTGAGAGCTATTCTGGATGAAGATGCTAAATCTGCTCCAGTTGAAGCAGACAGACCAACTGAAGAATCTCAGAGAGTTGGGGACATTGGATATGGCAGTGATGAACACTGTAAGGTCCACTCAATTGATTCTAATGCAGCACCTGTACAGGAGACCCCAGCTAGTCAATTCTCTGTACTGACGCATCTTCCCAGCGCTCCATATGAAGCTGAGCATTCTGCTAAAGCTGAGGACGAGGACAGTCCTGTAAGCAGCCAGTTAGGATGTGCAGCCGACTCCCAAGAGCCCTACACAAAAGACCTTGCCGTTCAGCAAGTTTCCCTGTCGCAGGCCAGTAACTTGCTGCTGGCAACAGTAGAACCCAGCAAGGTCAACACAGATGCTCCGCCAGAACAAAGGGTAAAAAGTCAGCTTGACAACTCCGATACTGAATTGACAGAAGGCTTGAGCAAAGATTCTTTGTTGGCACCCGTGTCCCAAGTTGcgtcacctccaccctcacagcCACTGCACTGTGTTGGTACCAGAACACCTGTGCATTCCAGTAGCCAGCAATTGGATGCTGCATCTGAGACTAACAATGACCACTTGGCAAGAATAGATGTGGATACAAGACCAGAACCAAGTGAGAGAAGTTCATCAGTGTGTCCTGAAAACAAAATGGAGGACAAAATTGTGGAGAACGTTCCTGGAGGTGGCAGAATGGATTTGACAAGCAGCCCAGGTCCACCCTTAAGTTTGTATAGAATCAGTTCTGATGAATCTAAAACATTGCTGTGTGCTACTAGTGGGGTCAGGGATTCTCAAGAGTTGGTAGAAAGGCCTGATTTGAATTTACAAGATGATTGTAAGTCTGGGCTTCCTGATGAGAATACAAGTACTCATGATACACAACAGGAGAAATGTGACCCTGCTTTGCCCCTACCTTCATCTGCGAATGTGTCTTGCTGTGCAAGTCCTGAACAGCCATCTGAGGAACCAATGGAAGTATCTGAGGAGAGTTCCGAAAGTGGACCCGTCGATACGAAAGTAGAAAAAGCACCATCCTCTGAGGACATGATTCAGACCTCGTCCATCACAGAGTCTAAGCCAGATGTAGACACAGAGATGCCAGAGCAGCTGGCTGTTGAGGAGAAACCTGCAAAACTAGACCCTTCTTCAGATGGAGATGAGAGTCAGAGCTGCACTGGTGTTCAGCGTGATCCTCAGACAGACTCGGCCAGTGGAGACGCCTCTGGAAACTCCTCCCCTTTGTCTGTAGTGGACAGAGATAGTGATTCATCTGGGGCCAGGTCTAAAGTCAGACTCCTGGATGATGACGTGGATATGCAGCTGACTCATCCAAGGAAACGAAAGATGCCCAGAGTCTCTCCTCCAACCCAAGCCAACCTCTCTGCCCAGCAGATCAAGGAGAAAACCCAGCAGTCTTTGGCAGCAATCGTGGACTCGTTAAAGCTTGAAGAAATTCAGCCCTACCAGACGGAAAGAGCCAACCCATACTACGAGTTCTTGCACATCCGCAAGAAGATTGAGGAGAAAAGGAAGGTGCTTTGTAGTGTCACCCCTCAGGCACCCCAATACTATGATGAATATGTCACATTCAATGGGTCCTACCTACTTGATGGGAACCCCCTCAGCAAGCTCTGTATTCCAACA ATAACTCCACCACCCTCTCTGCCGGAGCCTCTAAAAGAGATGTTCAAACAGCAGGAGGTTGTTCGCATGAAACTGCGTCTTCAGCACAGCATTGAGAGG GAGAAGCTGATTGTGTCCAATGAGCAGGAGGTCCTGCGTGTCCATTATCGTGCTGCAAGAACGCTAGCCAATCAAACACTCCCTTTCAGTGCATGCACAGTCCTATTGGATGCAGAAGTATATAACATGCCCCAGGATGTCCAG GGGGATGATGGGAAGACATCAGTGAGAGATCGGTTTAATGCAAGGCAGTTCATGTCTTGGCTTCAGGATGTTGATGACAAGTTTGACAAACTGAAG ACGTGTCTCCTGATGAGGCAGCAGCATGAGGCTGCAGCCCTTAATGCCGTGCAGCGTTTGGAGTGGCAGCTCAAGCTTCAGGAGCTGGACCCCGCCACCTACAAATCTACCAGCATCTTTGACATCCCCGAGTTCTACATCCCCCTGGTGGAGGTCAACGATGACTTCGACCTCACCCCCATATAA